A window of the Lysinibacillus irui genome harbors these coding sequences:
- a CDS encoding peptidoglycan recognition protein family protein — protein MAYTFKQTFLLASKYSIKAPYTMVPQFITVHNTANDATAAKEIEYMINNNNQVSYHVAVDDKEVIQAIPFNRNAWHCGDGGGSTDPNAQKKGNRISIGVEICYSKSGGVRYGVAEENAVQYISKLLKQFGWGIERVKKHQDWNGKYCPHRILAENRWDSFLKRIEEAMKPMEIGKPTEKDDDTMKFTSTTAKAAVRDYIQQTVDKKVIDKSWLEKFENGTMTNGDFEGLKIIIAQRSN, from the coding sequence ATGGCTTACACTTTTAAACAAACCTTCTTACTAGCAAGCAAATATTCAATCAAGGCGCCATACACCATGGTGCCTCAATTTATTACAGTGCACAACACAGCCAATGATGCTACTGCAGCAAAGGAAATTGAATACATGATTAATAACAATAATCAGGTGTCTTACCATGTTGCTGTGGATGATAAAGAGGTTATTCAAGCAATTCCTTTTAACCGTAATGCTTGGCATTGTGGTGATGGTGGAGGTAGCACCGACCCTAATGCACAAAAAAAGGGCAATCGTATTTCTATTGGAGTAGAGATTTGCTACAGCAAAAGTGGTGGTGTTCGCTATGGAGTGGCAGAGGAAAACGCAGTTCAATACATTTCTAAGCTATTAAAGCAATTTGGTTGGGGCATTGAGCGAGTTAAGAAGCATCAGGATTGGAACGGTAAATATTGTCCACATCGTATTTTAGCAGAAAATCGATGGGATAGTTTCTTGAAACGAATTGAAGAAGCAATGAAGCCGATGGAAATAGGAAAACCAACAGAAAAGGATGATGACACAATGAAATTCACTAGTACAACCGCAAAAGCTGCAGTACGGGATTACATTCAACAAACAGTCGATAAAAAGGTGATTGATAAATCATGGCTTGAGAAATTCGAAAATGGCACAATGACAAATGGCGATTTTGAAGGACTAAAAATCATCATTGCACAGCGTAGTAATTAA
- a CDS encoding holin codes for MDLTNIFMIAMMMVAIVLAVSEILKKTFNLNTQYMPITSVVIGIFIGLVLWPLAEYPMYVMLMAGFIAGLTASGTFDLLKAAKKEGEQ; via the coding sequence ATGGATTTAACAAACATTTTTATGATTGCGATGATGATGGTAGCAATTGTCTTAGCAGTTTCAGAAATACTAAAAAAGACATTTAATCTTAATACACAATACATGCCAATCACATCGGTAGTGATTGGTATTTTTATTGGTTTGGTTTTATGGCCGTTAGCTGAATATCCAATGTATGTCATGTTAATGGCTGGGTTTATTGCAGGATTAACTGCGTCAGGTACATTTGATTTGTTAAAGGCAGCAAAAAAAGAAGGTGAGCAGTAA
- a CDS encoding BhlA/UviB family holin-like peptide, whose translation MDIVSAVTTASHIANSQVVWSILCICLVVYVFWNSAKREQKLTENLEALTAAQGKQATAMQGISRSLTSLEGSMDRMEKHTYKNKEKDDE comes from the coding sequence ATGGATATAGTATCCGCAGTAACAACAGCAAGTCATATAGCAAACTCGCAGGTTGTGTGGTCGATTTTGTGTATTTGCTTAGTAGTGTATGTTTTTTGGAATTCAGCAAAACGAGAACAAAAACTAACGGAAAATTTAGAAGCTTTAACAGCAGCACAAGGTAAGCAAGCAACTGCAATGCAGGGAATTAGTCGTAGTTTAACATCTTTAGAAGGCAGTATGGACCGCATGGAAAAACATACTTATAAAAACAAAGAGAAGGATGATGAATAA
- a CDS encoding prophage endopeptidase tail family protein, whose protein sequence is MKEGEAMLSITNYEGTLTEALVCRGKPVVRKNIDGVFELTLDASERDNPHSFHLLAEESIIEAGGFQFRIKQLHRKSRGNVKSILAQHIFFDNIWRRQEGTNGGHKTLNEFATFALRNTNWTFTSDFDEDGYIEAFGNDNIVKLVNQICEAFECEYEITSNSNIHFSKMLGPDNDFVYQYGDNIIELSKSVNTDNLRTRISAKGKDNLVVRYTSPQAAKWGIRDADDMSDERFSDSDNLMDKARKSLKDQPEISI, encoded by the coding sequence GTGAAAGAAGGTGAAGCGATGCTATCAATCACTAACTATGAAGGTACTTTAACAGAGGCTTTGGTATGCAGAGGAAAGCCGGTTGTAAGGAAAAACATCGATGGAGTATTTGAACTGACATTGGATGCAAGTGAACGTGATAACCCACATTCATTTCATTTGCTTGCAGAGGAAAGTATTATCGAGGCTGGCGGTTTCCAGTTTCGGATAAAGCAACTACACCGAAAATCGAGAGGGAATGTAAAGTCAATCCTTGCACAGCATATCTTCTTCGATAATATCTGGCGCAGACAAGAGGGCACCAACGGAGGACATAAAACCTTAAATGAATTCGCTACTTTTGCATTGCGGAATACAAACTGGACCTTCACAAGTGATTTTGACGAAGATGGCTATATCGAGGCTTTCGGGAATGACAATATCGTTAAATTAGTGAATCAAATCTGTGAAGCATTTGAATGTGAATATGAGATCACTTCAAACAGCAACATCCATTTCAGCAAAATGCTTGGCCCAGATAACGACTTCGTCTACCAATATGGCGACAACATTATTGAATTATCTAAATCGGTTAATACAGACAATTTAAGGACACGTATCAGTGCCAAGGGTAAAGATAATTTAGTTGTCCGATACACATCACCACAGGCTGCTAAGTGGGGTATTCGTGATGCTGATGATATGAGCGATGAACGGTTTTCTGATTCAGATAATTTAATGGACAAAGCCCGAAAGTCGCTAAAAGATCAGCCAGAAATATCAATTTAA
- a CDS encoding S1 family peptidase, translating into MSTFDELLPYVTVRIETIINNKPISTGTGFFYFFCDNLDVEGGGTHAAIVTNKHVIEGGEELRFLFNTTDSEERDENGDRILSIHPVRLPINDDTIILHPEEDIDLCVIPVTQIFLQLAEINKKVHFYPVNKRIIKTERELKQLNTIQEVTMIGYPNGLWDSHNNLPLSRRGINATPIYKNYNGKPEFLIDIACFSGSSGSPIFIHDLNSYTENGKVQFGSRLIFIGVLYAGPIYDSLGEVIIPTSLNKVYTKTKGMLNLGLVIKASKLDIFNDLIEAKFSNEN; encoded by the coding sequence ATGAGTACATTTGATGAATTATTACCGTACGTGACAGTTCGAATTGAGACTATTATCAACAATAAACCAATTTCAACAGGAACTGGTTTCTTTTATTTTTTCTGTGACAATCTTGATGTAGAGGGCGGAGGGACTCACGCTGCGATAGTGACAAATAAACATGTGATAGAGGGTGGTGAAGAGCTAAGATTTTTGTTTAACACTACTGACTCGGAAGAGCGGGATGAAAATGGCGATCGTATATTATCAATACATCCAGTAAGACTACCAATTAATGATGATACGATTATATTACATCCAGAAGAAGATATAGATTTATGTGTGATTCCTGTTACACAGATTTTTCTTCAACTTGCTGAAATTAATAAAAAAGTTCACTTTTATCCAGTGAATAAAAGAATAATAAAAACTGAGCGTGAATTAAAACAACTTAACACTATACAAGAAGTAACAATGATAGGCTATCCTAATGGATTATGGGATTCACACAATAATTTACCATTATCACGAAGAGGAATTAATGCAACTCCTATATATAAAAATTACAATGGAAAACCAGAATTTTTAATTGATATAGCTTGTTTTAGTGGTTCCAGTGGATCGCCAATTTTTATTCATGATTTAAATAGCTATACCGAGAATGGTAAGGTACAATTCGGCTCGAGATTAATATTTATTGGAGTTTTATATGCTGGTCCTATATATGATAGTTTAGGGGAAGTTATTATTCCTACAAGTCTAAACAAAGTCTATACTAAAACAAAGGGAATGTTAAATTTAGGATTAGTAATAAAAGCCAGTAAATTGGACATCTTTAATGATTTAATAGAAGCTAAATTTAGTAATGAAAATTAA
- a CDS encoding collagen-like triple helix repeat-containing protein has translation MPDENSLPPIGEPGDAYLINGDLYVWSDTTNDWTNVGTIKGPKGDTGPQGPQGEQGPPGQDADLTEVNQEIANIKQTVTDNKTEVTEHLGQNVLSEEGSHGIRYFNGELAVKDVQDQWTIVETGAGDEHTKDLKIHTPYVVTTGTPSLYEVSLDPSVTALVEGMSLAIKMHESNAGFSKLKVNGLDEKYIILNSGGLAPKDSLKKDMVYTLRYNGSYFIVQGNEIKPLKKVPITPWSGWNNFSTYGLYVAKNERDQLVYVRGALQKTSQSTQILAQLPEGYRPELGERVAVSIVAPVSGTYKNISGFLEDQGMLMAYVLSEITSITNNSYIYFNFSFIHGN, from the coding sequence TTGCCAGATGAAAACTCATTACCTCCAATTGGAGAACCAGGGGATGCATACTTAATTAATGGTGACTTATACGTGTGGTCAGATACCACGAATGACTGGACGAACGTTGGTACCATTAAAGGTCCAAAAGGAGATACAGGTCCTCAAGGACCACAAGGTGAACAAGGCCCTCCTGGACAGGATGCCGATCTCACAGAAGTTAATCAAGAAATAGCAAATATCAAGCAAACGGTCACTGATAATAAAACGGAAGTTACTGAACATTTGGGACAAAATGTACTATCTGAAGAAGGTAGTCATGGCATCCGTTATTTTAATGGTGAACTAGCTGTTAAAGACGTTCAAGATCAATGGACAATCGTTGAAACAGGAGCAGGAGATGAACACACTAAGGATTTAAAGATACACACGCCATATGTAGTCACTACAGGCACACCATCACTTTATGAAGTGAGTTTAGACCCTTCAGTTACAGCGCTTGTTGAAGGGATGTCTTTAGCTATCAAGATGCATGAATCGAATGCTGGATTTTCAAAGCTTAAAGTTAATGGGCTAGACGAAAAATATATAATACTGAATAGTGGAGGTCTTGCACCGAAAGACTCTTTGAAGAAAGATATGGTATATACGCTTAGATATAACGGTTCGTACTTTATTGTTCAAGGCAATGAAATTAAACCTCTAAAGAAAGTACCTATAACACCATGGTCGGGTTGGAATAATTTTAGCACTTACGGATTATATGTAGCGAAAAATGAAAGAGATCAACTAGTATACGTTAGAGGAGCGTTACAAAAAACATCTCAATCTACACAGATATTGGCTCAGTTACCAGAGGGCTATAGACCAGAACTTGGTGAAAGGGTTGCGGTTTCAATTGTAGCACCTGTGTCGGGTACTTATAAAAATATTAGTGGATTCCTTGAAGACCAAGGTATGTTAATGGCATATGTTCTTTCGGAAATAACTAGTATTACAAACAATTCGTATATTTATTTTAACTTTTCATTTATTCATGGAAACTGA
- the terS gene encoding phage terminase small subunit, which produces MARPRNPKRDEAFQIWLDSKGQMLLKDIAEQLKLSDSQIRKWKNQDKWDDHLKGNVTKSNGNVTKRSRGAPAGNSNAKGHGAPKQNQNATTHGFFAKFLPEETLEIMEAMNERSPADLIWDQIAR; this is translated from the coding sequence ATGGCTAGACCGAGAAACCCGAAACGTGATGAAGCGTTTCAAATATGGCTCGATAGCAAAGGGCAAATGTTATTGAAGGATATTGCCGAGCAATTAAAATTATCCGATTCACAAATCCGAAAGTGGAAGAACCAAGATAAATGGGATGACCATTTGAAAGGTAACGTTACTAAATCCAATGGTAACGTTACTAAACGAAGTCGAGGGGCTCCTGCTGGTAATTCAAATGCTAAGGGGCATGGTGCACCAAAGCAAAATCAGAATGCAACAACGCATGGTTTCTTTGCAAAGTTTCTACCCGAAGAAACACTTGAAATCATGGAGGCAATGAATGAACGTTCTCCAGCAGATTTAATATGGGATCAAATTGCCAGATGA
- a CDS encoding Cthe_2314 family HEPN domain-containing protein, giving the protein MVNILDYIKDMSGDNYEIYSVEFDKLYPQIVFQNLRNRFTGMELFNGESEVHHWMTQFNNKIFDISVNYVQTMLYFSKDAKGNLGNQYWYSYYAESLTQRIFGAYDLLMHVINVKYLFNITPGPGFNSKVRKKLKSKNPELYAELKKIMRDEEYFQLGELRNNFTHNNSPTNLTSGVERKDGIITVSQGVRTSNDDILKSIKEGLSHLERTKLAIEKALFATN; this is encoded by the coding sequence ATGGTAAATATTTTAGATTACATTAAAGATATGTCTGGAGATAACTATGAAATATATAGTGTGGAATTTGATAAATTATATCCGCAAATTGTATTTCAAAACTTGAGAAACAGATTTACAGGTATGGAGCTATTTAATGGTGAATCAGAGGTTCATCATTGGATGACTCAGTTTAATAATAAAATTTTCGACATATCAGTTAATTATGTACAAACTATGCTTTATTTTTCGAAAGATGCCAAAGGTAATTTAGGAAATCAATATTGGTATTCTTATTATGCTGAGTCACTTACACAAAGAATATTTGGAGCATATGATTTACTAATGCATGTAATTAATGTTAAATATCTGTTTAATATAACACCGGGTCCTGGATTTAATAGCAAGGTAAGGAAGAAACTAAAGAGCAAGAATCCAGAGCTTTACGCTGAACTTAAGAAAATAATGCGTGATGAGGAATACTTCCAACTCGGAGAGTTAAGAAACAACTTTACTCATAATAATAGCCCAACTAACCTAACGTCGGGTGTTGAAAGGAAAGATGGAATAATCACAGTTTCTCAAGGTGTGAGAACAAGTAATGATGATATTTTGAAAAGCATAAAAGAGGGTTTAAGTCATTTAGAAAGAACAAAATTAGCTATTGAGAAAGCACTTTTCGCAACTAATTAA
- a CDS encoding toxin-antitoxin system HicB family antitoxin: MERENEIDSGKISILVPISIVAFIISILAILFQSILGDSQNLATIIGGSLGMLGGIVGVIGAYIVAKTQIDYQAKQVLLENKKKARPYIVCNDFQANVKLQGVNVHQDSKIIEFDYYEKLKLMANTLSGGRIGFFQLKFIGTPEVILECEIKLYLDKKHYKPHFYEAYLDHMKNDVEIYIPIPFAENVNGLQGKPEKLKMYYTTTEYEKFLYIYNFKENYEQLYQVAKGKEYLVKQREFLETSWILPGKKRNVGIFNMSIPDSLRKQLIQEANKEGVSFNQYIIYKLSK; this comes from the coding sequence ATGGAAAGAGAAAATGAAATTGATAGTGGTAAAATTTCAATACTAGTACCTATTTCTATTGTAGCTTTTATTATTTCGATATTAGCTATATTATTCCAATCAATACTAGGTGATAGTCAAAATTTAGCTACCATAATAGGTGGTTCATTAGGGATGCTTGGTGGAATTGTAGGGGTAATAGGAGCTTATATTGTTGCAAAAACACAAATTGATTATCAGGCCAAACAAGTTCTACTAGAAAATAAAAAGAAAGCTAGACCTTATATTGTGTGCAATGATTTTCAAGCAAATGTTAAGTTACAAGGGGTAAATGTTCATCAAGATTCAAAAATAATAGAATTTGATTACTATGAGAAGTTAAAATTAATGGCTAATACACTAAGTGGAGGGAGAATAGGTTTCTTTCAACTTAAATTCATTGGGACACCTGAAGTCATTTTAGAATGTGAGATAAAACTGTATTTAGATAAAAAACATTACAAACCACATTTCTACGAAGCGTATTTAGATCATATGAAAAATGATGTAGAAATTTATATCCCCATTCCTTTTGCAGAGAATGTAAATGGACTTCAGGGAAAACCAGAAAAATTAAAAATGTACTATACAACTACAGAGTATGAAAAATTTTTATACATATATAATTTTAAAGAAAACTATGAGCAATTATACCAAGTCGCAAAAGGAAAAGAATATTTAGTTAAACAAAGAGAATTTTTAGAGACAAGTTGGATACTGCCTGGAAAAAAGAGAAACGTTGGAATATTTAACATGTCTATTCCTGATTCATTGCGTAAACAACTAATTCAAGAAGCAAATAAGGAGGGCGTATCATTTAATCAATATATTATTTATAAGTTATCGAAATAG
- a CDS encoding phage terminase small subunit-related protein yields the protein MARPRNPKCYKAFQMWLESKGQMLLKDIAEQLELLDSQIRKWKNQDKWDVHMKGNVTKRNNAKSHGTPSKIRKG from the coding sequence ATGGCTAGACCAAGAAATCCGAAATGTTATAAAGCGTTTCAAATGTGGCTTGAAAGCAAAGGGCAAATGCTCCTAAAGGATATTGCAGAACAACTAGAATTACTCGATTCGCAAATACGTAAGTGGAAGAACCAAGATAAATGGGATGTCCATATGAAAGGTAACGTTACTAAACGAAATAACGCAAAGAGCCATGGCACACCAAGCAAAATCAGAAAAGGATGA
- a CDS encoding helix-turn-helix domain-containing protein, which produces MKISEFAVCTGLSKDTIRYYEKMDLLHPEIKNKQREYNKKDIDIVETILKLKQTGFSLQEIKILFEWSGNTDINKKLTKKEIQNLLEIKVLFQEKYEQMLQKEHQIKQIKQVLLNTDNKINQLLEKNKR; this is translated from the coding sequence ATGAAAATTTCCGAATTTGCAGTATGTACAGGCCTTAGTAAAGATACTATCCGGTATTACGAAAAAATGGATTTATTGCATCCAGAAATTAAAAATAAGCAGCGTGAATATAATAAGAAAGACATTGATATAGTTGAAACAATCCTTAAACTTAAACAAACTGGATTTTCACTCCAAGAAATCAAAATCCTTTTTGAATGGTCGGGAAATACTGATATAAATAAAAAACTCACAAAAAAAGAAATACAAAATCTTCTTGAGATAAAAGTTTTATTCCAGGAAAAGTATGAGCAGATGTTACAAAAAGAACATCAGATTAAACAAATAAAACAAGTATTACTAAATACTGATAACAAAATAAATCAGCTATTAGAGAAAAATAAAAGATAA
- a CDS encoding DUF3953 domain-containing protein, translating into MINLLTILQILFSIIVVSLSTYSIITSDYQLSFLVLFFLGLLILVLGIKEFQRERKVSGWFHIGVFLFSVFVSIEIFFK; encoded by the coding sequence ATGATAAATTTGCTAACAATATTACAAATTCTTTTTTCAATCATAGTAGTATCACTCTCAACTTACTCAATTATCACAAGTGATTATCAGTTGAGTTTCCTAGTGTTATTCTTCTTAGGATTATTGATTTTAGTTCTTGGAATAAAAGAATTTCAAAGAGAGAGAAAAGTTTCTGGTTGGTTCCATATTGGGGTATTTTTATTTTCAGTATTCGTTTCAATTGAAATCTTCTTTAAATAA
- a CDS encoding nucleotidyltransferase: protein MLIQNKIIQSVRDKCIADEFVSACMMYGSFTKGEGDQYSDVEFYIFIEDDKMEKFSSRHWVSEVYPIHLIFYNEFGTEVVIFSNMIRGEFHFLPVSKIEIIKSFKPTGLFPDPESMYIYDSTEQLKPLLDDLGGAGPDRMTDENVNFAFNNFVNAWLMGVNVMRRGELARSLEALTLVQRYILQLIRVKENTVERWLNSTKNLEEDISTESYKDYVSITSKLKENEIELAYKNALNIVEALNEMLGSLYKVDVDKDLISKLYSYLNE from the coding sequence ATGTTAATTCAAAATAAAATTATTCAAAGTGTTAGAGATAAATGTATTGCAGATGAGTTTGTTTCAGCATGTATGATGTATGGGTCTTTTACAAAAGGTGAAGGAGATCAGTATTCTGATGTTGAGTTTTATATATTCATTGAAGATGATAAGATGGAGAAATTTAGCTCTAGACATTGGGTTTCTGAAGTTTATCCAATTCACTTGATCTTTTACAATGAGTTTGGAACAGAGGTAGTGATTTTTTCGAATATGATTCGTGGAGAATTTCATTTTCTTCCTGTCTCAAAAATAGAAATCATAAAAAGTTTTAAGCCTACAGGACTTTTTCCCGATCCTGAGTCTATGTATATTTATGATTCTACAGAGCAATTAAAGCCTTTACTAGATGATTTAGGTGGAGCTGGACCAGACCGAATGACTGATGAGAATGTTAACTTCGCTTTTAATAACTTCGTGAATGCTTGGTTGATGGGTGTAAATGTTATGAGAAGAGGAGAGTTAGCACGTTCTCTGGAGGCTTTAACCCTTGTGCAAAGGTATATACTACAATTAATAAGGGTAAAGGAAAATACGGTTGAACGATGGTTAAATAGTACAAAAAATTTAGAAGAAGATATAAGTACAGAGTCGTATAAAGATTATGTATCTATAACCTCAAAATTAAAAGAAAATGAGATAGAATTGGCTTATAAGAACGCGTTGAATATAGTTGAAGCTTTGAATGAAATGCTAGGTTCTCTCTATAAGGTTGATGTAGACAAAGATCTAATTAGTAAGCTATACAGCTATCTCAATGAATAA
- a CDS encoding YvaD family protein, whose translation MKRLKYFFLITDIGFIIYWFITIFHMIPQEYLFKDYQNPILVAWNWSFLPLDLLISLTGFLSLYLYSKQKHIWKQFAFLSLILTFCSGLQALAFWTIRLDFDISWWIPNLYLLVYPCFFFKGIWRECRSYETNTR comes from the coding sequence TTGAAACGTTTAAAATATTTTTTCCTTATTACTGATATTGGGTTTATTATATATTGGTTCATAACAATTTTTCATATGATTCCACAAGAATATTTGTTTAAAGATTATCAAAATCCTATTTTGGTTGCATGGAACTGGTCTTTTCTACCTTTAGATTTGTTAATCTCGTTGACTGGATTTTTAAGCTTGTACTTGTACTCGAAACAAAAACATATTTGGAAACAATTTGCTTTTTTATCATTAATTTTAACTTTTTGTTCAGGGTTACAAGCTTTAGCATTTTGGACAATCCGTTTAGATTTCGATATTTCTTGGTGGATTCCTAATTTATATTTATTAGTTTATCCATGCTTTTTCTTTAAAGGTATTTGGAGAGAGTGTAGATCGTATGAGACTAACACGAGATAA
- a CDS encoding DMT family transporter, giving the protein MQWIYLGLAILFEVAGTTAMKLSDGLTKFVPSILIFVFYIVCFSFLSFALKGMEMSVAYAVWSGMGIVTITIIGFFYFGESINVIKILAILFILIGVVILNFNSSAHEEKNKEMVEERVN; this is encoded by the coding sequence ATGCAGTGGATTTATTTAGGCTTAGCGATTTTATTTGAAGTAGCCGGTACAACTGCGATGAAGCTATCTGATGGACTGACGAAATTCGTCCCAAGTATTCTTATTTTTGTGTTTTATATCGTATGTTTTTCATTTTTGTCATTTGCATTAAAGGGGATGGAGATGTCCGTTGCCTATGCGGTTTGGTCAGGTATGGGAATTGTTACGATTACAATAATTGGTTTCTTTTATTTTGGAGAAAGTATCAATGTAATTAAGATACTAGCGATTCTTTTTATTTTAATTGGAGTCGTTATCTTAAATTTTAATAGTTCGGCACATGAAGAGAAAAACAAAGAGATGGTGGAGGAACGTGTAAATTGA
- a CDS encoding TetR/AcrR family transcriptional regulator: MKQRILTETIHQIQTKGFTFTISDLAKQLAVSKRTIYEYFSSKDEIVDEVIRNVIESIQEKEKHIAEDDTLQTVEKIRRILICIPQQFIFIDAHLLVELKKHHYNQWLKLDQFLREGWSTVIRLIEEGMREGNIRQINIPFFIEVYLGSLNRIYDPLFIEKSNYTLKSMLESIMDMLLYGIAISK, from the coding sequence ATGAAACAGAGAATCTTAACAGAAACAATTCACCAAATTCAAACGAAGGGGTTTACATTTACAATTAGTGACTTAGCAAAACAATTAGCTGTGAGTAAGAGGACAATCTATGAGTACTTCTCTTCAAAGGATGAGATAGTAGATGAAGTTATTCGTAATGTAATAGAAAGTATTCAAGAAAAGGAAAAACATATTGCTGAAGATGATACGTTACAAACAGTTGAAAAAATAAGACGCATCTTAATTTGTATTCCACAACAATTTATATTCATAGATGCACATTTATTAGTAGAACTAAAAAAACACCATTATAATCAATGGTTGAAATTAGATCAGTTTTTACGTGAAGGTTGGTCTACTGTAATCCGATTAATAGAAGAGGGAATGAGAGAAGGGAATATTAGACAAATTAATATTCCGTTTTTTATTGAAGTATATTTAGGTTCACTCAATCGCATATATGATCCTTTGTTTATTGAAAAGAGTAATTATACATTGAAGAGTATGCTCGAATCTATTATGGACATGTTGCTGTATGGAATTGCTATTTCCAAATAG
- a CDS encoding GNAT family N-acetyltransferase, with amino-acid sequence MKIIETERLYLRELKMDDCNELSKVLSDPESMQYYPHPFTQEEVKNWIKWNEKNYKQYKHGLWAIVLKEGDTFIGDCGITMQNIDGVRLPEIGFHIIKEYWNKGYATEAASACKEYAFNVLGYSEIFSYTTLKNIPSQKVAEKIGMETYKFFEKNGEQQIAQVAYKSL; translated from the coding sequence ATGAAGATAATCGAGACGGAACGATTATACCTTAGAGAGTTAAAAATGGACGATTGTAACGAATTATCAAAAGTGCTTTCTGACCCAGAGTCTATGCAATATTACCCTCATCCATTTACCCAAGAAGAGGTTAAAAATTGGATCAAATGGAATGAGAAAAATTATAAGCAATATAAGCACGGTCTATGGGCAATTGTTTTAAAAGAAGGGGATACATTTATCGGTGATTGTGGAATAACAATGCAGAACATCGATGGTGTAAGGTTACCTGAAATTGGGTTTCACATTATTAAAGAGTATTGGAATAAGGGATATGCCACAGAAGCAGCGTCTGCTTGTAAGGAATATGCATTTAATGTTCTTGGCTATTCTGAAATATTTTCATATACGACCTTAAAAAATATTCCATCACAAAAAGTTGCGGAAAAAATCGGGATGGAAACTTATAAATTTTTTGAGAAGAATGGTGAACAACAAATCGCTCAAGTTGCATACAAAAGCTTATGA
- a CDS encoding MarR family winged helix-turn-helix transcriptional regulator: protein MTNQHSSKTSAVEGIHALIKTSHYIQREFEAHLSNLDMPFQISGPRLRVLLAVSEVEKIRMSELAAKLGVKARTVTDFVDALEQDGLLVRMPDPIDRRATLIQLTDNAQMQIKKVRLLEEEAADILLKNLTQEQRQQLIELLSKLTNYNEVQCSLDD, encoded by the coding sequence ATGACAAATCAACATTCTTCAAAAACATCTGCAGTAGAGGGTATTCATGCGTTAATTAAGACTTCTCATTATATCCAGAGAGAATTTGAAGCACATCTATCAAATCTTGACATGCCGTTTCAAATTTCAGGACCCAGACTTCGTGTTTTACTTGCTGTTTCTGAAGTAGAGAAAATACGAATGAGCGAGTTAGCAGCCAAATTAGGGGTAAAGGCCCGAACGGTTACTGACTTTGTAGATGCATTGGAACAGGATGGACTTCTTGTTCGGATGCCTGATCCAATAGACCGACGAGCTACTTTGATACAATTAACTGACAATGCACAAATGCAAATTAAAAAAGTACGATTGCTTGAAGAAGAGGCAGCAGATATTTTATTAAAGAATCTGACTCAAGAGCAGCGACAACAACTTATTGAACTACTATCCAAACTTACAAATTATAATGAAGTTCAATGTTCATTAGATGACTGA